In Nocardioides jishulii, the DNA window TTGTGGTTCGCCGAGTGGGAGCGCCCCGGCCGGGACGTGCCGATCAAGGGCTGGGGATCAGGGCTGCGGGTCGAGCCCGTGGAGGGGGAAGACCTCCATGCGGGTGGCGTGGATCGCCCGGTCGAGCCACGCCTCCGGGTCGTAGCCCTCGCGCCAGTCGCGGTAGGCCGGGACGCGGCCGTCGGTCATCCGGAACGGCACCTGCTCGTGCCGCTGCAACGCCACGTAGGTGCGCCACTCGACGGGAGTGTCGGCCTGCGGGTCGATGGGCTGGCCCGCCATGATCGCCAGCAGGTGCGTCCACGCGCGCGGCACGACTGACGAGACGGAGTAGCCGCCACCGCCGGTGACCACCCACTTGCCCTCGGTGAGCTCGTGGGCGAGGTCGTGGAGGGCCTCGTACGCCGCTCGCTGACCGTCGACGCTGAGCATGAGGTGGGTGAGCGGGTCCTCCATGTGGGAGTCGCAGCCGTGCTGGGTCACCAGCACCTGGGGCTGGAACTCGCGCAGCAGGGGCGGGACGACCGCGTGGAAGGCGCGCAGCCAGCCCGCGTCGGCGGTGCCGGGCGGCAGGGCGACGTTGACGGCGCTGCCCTCGGCGCCGTCGCCGCCGGTCTCGGACGGGAAGCCTGTGCCGGGGAAGAGCATCTGACCGGTCTCGTGCAAGGAGACGGTGAGCACGCGCGGGTCGTCCCAGAAGATCTTCTCGACGCCGTCGCCGTGGTGGGCGTCGACGTCGATGTAGGCGATGCGCTCGACCCCCTGCTCGAGGAGCCAGGTGATGCCGACGGCGACGTCGTTGTAGATGCAGAAGCCGCTGGCGCGGTCGGGCATCGCGTGGTGGAGGCCGCCGGCGATGTTGGCGCTGTGCAACGACTCGCCGCTGTGCACCTGGCGGAACGCCTCGACGCTGGCGCCGACCACGTGGGCCGAGGCGTGGTGCATGTCGAGGAAGACGGGGTTGTCGTCGGTGCCGAGGCCGTGGGCGTGGTCGACCAGGCCCTGGGTGGTGCCGACCCGCTGGACCGCCTCGATCAGCGACTCCGAGTGCACCTTGGCGATCAGCTCCAGGTCGGCCATCGGTGCGGGCACCAGCTGGAGACCGTTGTCGGTGAGGCCGAACTCCTCGACCAGCCGCATCGTGAGGTCGACGCGGATGGGAGCCATCGGGTGCTCAGGGCCGAAGTTGTACTCCGTCAGCGACTTGTCGAAGACGACGGTCGCCGGGCCGTGACACTCCACCATGGGTGGGACGGTACTCGTTGGATGTGCCGCGCATCTCACGTCCCTCA includes these proteins:
- a CDS encoding acetoin utilization protein AcuC, with the protein product MVECHGPATVVFDKSLTEYNFGPEHPMAPIRVDLTMRLVEEFGLTDNGLQLVPAPMADLELIAKVHSESLIEAVQRVGTTQGLVDHAHGLGTDDNPVFLDMHHASAHVVGASVEAFRQVHSGESLHSANIAGGLHHAMPDRASGFCIYNDVAVGITWLLEQGVERIAYIDVDAHHGDGVEKIFWDDPRVLTVSLHETGQMLFPGTGFPSETGGDGAEGSAVNVALPPGTADAGWLRAFHAVVPPLLREFQPQVLVTQHGCDSHMEDPLTHLMLSVDGQRAAYEALHDLAHELTEGKWVVTGGGGYSVSSVVPRAWTHLLAIMAGQPIDPQADTPVEWRTYVALQRHEQVPFRMTDGRVPAYRDWREGYDPEAWLDRAIHATRMEVFPLHGLDPQP